In Acidaminococcus timonensis, one DNA window encodes the following:
- a CDS encoding Rpn family recombination-promoting nuclease/putative transposase, with translation MENLKSFDELTFLDNFMFQCVLRNPRLCKHLIEKILQISVKELHYQEFEKTINLGLASKGIRLDVYVRDEQGRVYDIEMQCTQFPQKGLAKRSRFYQSMIDMELLEKGEKYENLNASYIIFICTFDPFGRNLPMYTFTHCCEEENTIKLKDGETRLFLNSKGSENARDPEIAAFLRYVDGKAAEGEFVRSLDQEVQFVKSLEKVRREYMILSDEIRRRQEEAAAEGMAKGMAKGMAEGMAKGMAQGMAQGMAKGQAVFVKRMLARGKSIQEIADGLGLSADEIRTLAEMEES, from the coding sequence ATGGAAAATTTGAAATCTTTTGATGAATTAACATTTCTGGATAACTTCATGTTCCAATGTGTCCTGCGAAATCCCCGTCTGTGCAAGCATCTGATCGAGAAAATCCTGCAGATTTCCGTCAAGGAGCTCCACTATCAGGAATTCGAAAAAACCATTAACCTGGGCCTTGCCAGCAAAGGAATCCGGCTGGATGTCTATGTGAGAGATGAACAGGGCCGAGTATACGATATCGAGATGCAGTGTACCCAATTCCCTCAAAAAGGACTGGCCAAACGGAGTCGTTTTTACCAGTCCATGATTGATATGGAGCTGCTGGAAAAAGGAGAAAAATACGAAAATCTGAACGCCTCCTACATCATCTTCATCTGTACCTTCGACCCCTTCGGCAGAAATCTGCCCATGTACACTTTTACCCATTGCTGTGAAGAAGAAAACACGATAAAATTAAAAGACGGAGAAACTCGATTGTTCCTGAACAGCAAGGGCAGCGAAAATGCCCGGGATCCGGAAATTGCTGCCTTTCTCCGCTATGTGGACGGCAAGGCAGCAGAGGGTGAATTCGTCCGGAGCCTGGATCAGGAAGTGCAGTTTGTGAAGAGCCTGGAAAAAGTGAGGCGAGAATATATGATCCTAAGTGACGAAATCAGAAGACGCCAGGAAGAAGCAGCAGCAGAGGGGATGGCCAAGGGGATGGCCAAGGGGATGGCCGAAGGAATGGCCAAAGGGATGGCCCAGGGAATGGCCCAGGGAATGGCCAAAGGGCAGGCGGTCTTTGTCAAACGGATGCTGGCACGGGGGAAAAGCATTCAGGAGATTGCCGATGGACTTGGTCTCTCCGCCGACGAAATCAGGACCCTGGCTGAAATGGAAGAATCATAA
- the panC gene encoding pantoate--beta-alanine ligase, which yields MQLFRTVKDLKDFVRTAKKEGKTIGLVPTMGALHEGHASLIKAAARENDVVIVSDFVNPTQFGPNEDYDAYPRKLAADEKVAEAAGATAIFAPSPAEMYPHKDMTWVEVTGNITKVLCGRTRPIHFRGVATVCTKLFNLSQADRAYFGLKDAQQTEVLRRMVEDLFMNVELRIMPIVREADGLAKSSRNVYLSPEERKAALVLSRSLKHARESFDAGQRDPRKLVDQVTEEIKAEPMSNIDYVELYGMPGLTEVTGPISSRVLLAVAVKFGTTRLIDNVVLEG from the coding sequence ATGCAACTGTTCCGTACCGTTAAAGATCTGAAGGACTTTGTCCGCACTGCCAAAAAAGAAGGCAAAACCATCGGCCTGGTGCCCACCATGGGTGCCCTCCACGAAGGCCATGCCTCTCTGATCAAAGCCGCTGCCCGGGAGAATGACGTGGTCATCGTCAGCGACTTTGTAAATCCCACCCAGTTCGGTCCCAACGAAGACTATGATGCCTATCCCCGGAAACTGGCCGCCGACGAAAAAGTCGCGGAAGCTGCCGGTGCCACGGCCATCTTTGCCCCTTCGCCGGCTGAAATGTATCCCCACAAGGATATGACCTGGGTGGAAGTGACGGGCAATATCACCAAGGTTCTTTGCGGCCGCACGCGCCCCATCCATTTCCGGGGTGTGGCCACGGTATGTACCAAGCTGTTCAATCTTTCCCAGGCCGACCGGGCCTATTTCGGGTTGAAAGATGCCCAGCAGACGGAAGTCCTCCGCCGGATGGTGGAAGACCTGTTCATGAATGTGGAACTGCGTATCATGCCCATCGTCCGGGAAGCCGACGGGCTGGCCAAAAGTTCCCGGAACGTCTACCTCTCTCCGGAGGAACGGAAGGCCGCTCTGGTCCTTTCCCGGAGCCTGAAGCATGCCAGAGAATCCTTTGACGCCGGCCAGCGGGATCCCCGGAAACTGGTGGACCAGGTCACGGAAGAAATCAAGGCAGAACCCATGAGCAACATCGATTATGTGGAACTGTACGGGATGCCGGGCCTGACGGAAGTCACCGGCCCCATTTCCAGCCGTGTGCTGCTGGCTGTGGCGGTGAAATTCGGCACCACCCGCCTAATCGACAACGTGGTGCTGGAGGGCTGA
- a CDS encoding bile acid:sodium symporter family protein yields MVDKIVHFCTRYMSIGVVLIGFLGILEPGLMKPLAPQIPTFLGIIMFGMGMSLKPADFRNVFRQPRNVAIGTLLQFTIMPAVAFGLIHLFRLPPAIAIGVVLVGCCPGGTASNVISYIAHADVALSVSMTMVNTLLAPFVTPFLVWLIAGTWVDIDFVAMMISIVKMVLLPLILGIGMNSFFPRQVSRVIRVMPMLSALVVILTVGCVVSMSGRAIVDNGLVILCVVILHNLCGMLLGGFFARRFGLDKAQCRAMTIEVGMQNSGLASTLALMYFTAAGGIAGAIFSVWHNVSGSLFASYCVGRDEEDGQEETVGELAGEKSRN; encoded by the coding sequence ATGGTGGACAAAATCGTACATTTCTGCACCCGGTACATGTCCATCGGTGTGGTGCTCATCGGATTCCTGGGCATCCTGGAACCGGGGCTCATGAAGCCCCTGGCCCCTCAGATCCCCACCTTCCTGGGCATCATCATGTTCGGCATGGGGATGAGCCTGAAACCGGCTGATTTCCGGAATGTCTTCCGGCAGCCCCGGAACGTGGCCATCGGGACCCTGCTCCAGTTCACCATCATGCCGGCTGTGGCCTTCGGACTGATCCACCTGTTCCGGCTCCCTCCCGCCATCGCCATCGGCGTGGTACTGGTAGGTTGCTGCCCCGGGGGAACCGCTTCCAATGTGATTTCCTACATCGCCCATGCAGATGTGGCCCTGTCGGTATCCATGACCATGGTGAACACCCTGCTGGCGCCCTTTGTGACCCCCTTCCTGGTGTGGCTCATTGCCGGCACCTGGGTGGATATCGATTTTGTGGCCATGATGATTTCCATTGTGAAGATGGTGCTGCTGCCTCTGATCCTGGGCATCGGGATGAATTCCTTCTTCCCCCGCCAGGTCAGCCGGGTCATCCGGGTGATGCCCATGCTCTCGGCCCTGGTGGTGATCCTTACCGTAGGCTGTGTGGTCTCCATGTCCGGCAGAGCCATTGTGGATAATGGGCTGGTGATCCTGTGCGTGGTAATCCTGCACAATCTGTGCGGGATGCTGCTGGGCGGTTTCTTCGCCCGCCGTTTCGGCCTGGACAAAGCCCAGTGCCGGGCCATGACCATCGAAGTGGGCATGCAGAATTCCGGTCTGGCTTCCACGCTGGCGCTGATGTATTTCACCGCAGCGGGAGGCATTGCCGGTGCCATCTTCTCCGTATGGCATAACGTTTCCGGCTCCCTTTTCGCCTCCTACTGTGTAGGCAGGGACGAAGAAGACGGGCAGGAAGAAACGGTTGGAGAACTGGCCGGAGAAAAAAGCAGAAACTGA
- a CDS encoding aromatic amino acid transport family protein, with translation MEYTETKQLEEAALEEGALEVHRLSFTEAVMLVVGATIGSGVLGLAYASRKAGWPVLLTWLLVAGFLSIASMLYVAETALRTRQPLQLSGLAEKYVGKAGSWLIFFSVGATSFCSLIAYITGCGKILSAFFGLPVQEASLLFSIGATAVVWLGLKVTGTAEKFLGLGMILMLLVLVGASFLWARVPVEEILYAHWTWGIPVFNIAVFCYAVQYIVPELARGFRDRPEKLVPAILGGTGISFLILALVPLAVFLMLPGSEITQVASLSWGRALGNPLFYLLVNFFAFCAMLTSFWAIAESFLTNCIERLGFRSERDFRSRALCLAFIVLPPVFLASSGLVGFVSAIFSAGTFGGIIMSVLPVFMLRNARKRGDQAPCWQCGWLAAPWIQHLVLAVFLGSGVYALLSIGGMLPGGW, from the coding sequence ATGGAATATACGGAAACGAAACAGCTGGAGGAGGCTGCGCTGGAGGAGGGGGCCCTGGAAGTCCACCGGCTTTCTTTTACGGAAGCGGTGATGCTGGTGGTGGGGGCCACCATTGGCTCAGGGGTGCTGGGCCTGGCGTATGCCAGCCGGAAGGCCGGGTGGCCGGTGCTTTTGACCTGGCTGCTGGTGGCCGGGTTCCTTTCGATTGCTTCCATGCTCTATGTGGCGGAAACGGCCCTGCGCACCCGGCAGCCTCTCCAGCTTTCCGGGCTGGCTGAAAAATATGTGGGGAAGGCAGGCTCCTGGCTGATTTTCTTTTCGGTGGGGGCCACCAGCTTTTGCAGCCTGATCGCCTACATCACCGGCTGCGGCAAGATCCTCAGTGCCTTTTTCGGGCTGCCTGTGCAGGAGGCCAGCCTGCTGTTTTCCATCGGGGCCACGGCTGTGGTCTGGCTGGGGCTGAAGGTCACCGGTACGGCGGAGAAGTTCCTGGGCCTGGGGATGATCCTGATGCTGCTGGTGCTGGTGGGGGCTTCTTTCCTGTGGGCCCGGGTCCCTGTGGAAGAGATCCTGTACGCCCACTGGACCTGGGGGATCCCGGTGTTCAACATTGCGGTGTTCTGTTATGCGGTGCAGTACATTGTGCCCGAACTGGCCCGGGGCTTCCGGGACCGTCCGGAAAAGCTGGTGCCGGCCATCCTGGGGGGTACGGGGATCTCGTTCCTGATCCTGGCCCTGGTGCCCCTGGCGGTGTTCCTGATGCTGCCGGGTTCGGAGATCACCCAGGTGGCTTCTCTTTCCTGGGGACGGGCCCTGGGGAATCCGCTGTTCTATCTGCTGGTGAACTTCTTTGCATTCTGTGCCATGCTCACTTCTTTCTGGGCCATTGCGGAAAGTTTCCTGACCAACTGCATCGAGCGGCTGGGGTTCCGGTCGGAACGGGATTTCCGCAGCCGGGCCCTGTGCCTGGCCTTCATCGTCCTTCCGCCCGTCTTCCTGGCCAGCAGCGGCCTGGTGGGCTTTGTCAGTGCCATTTTCAGTGCCGGGACCTTTGGGGGCATCATCATGTCGGTGCTGCCGGTATTCATGCTCCGGAATGCCCGGAAAAGGGGGGACCAGGCACCCTGCTGGCAGTGCGGATGGCTGGCCGCCCCCTGGATCCAGCATCTGGTGCTGGCGGTGTTCCTGGGGTCCGGTGTGTATGCGCTGCTGAGCATCGGGGGGATGCTGCCCGGGGGATGGTAA
- a CDS encoding amidohydrolase, whose amino-acid sequence MNQEILQAIQEELPEASRLVRYLYDHPETAYKEVLSSRAIVDDLKKASYEVEYPFMEKELGYGTAFRATLKNGPGPSAAILVEYDALPQIGHGCGHNLHGPLSVLAALALARRKDLFSGTLEVIGTPAEEEEGAKLHMAPAGIFDNLSLAIMMHSGSGHYSQTNMDATALRCYIVEFFGKSAHAAGSPWLGHNALTAARKFMDLLDARRDGFHPGTIMSEIILDGGKQPNMVPDYAKLRMEFRSPSMGELENLDHIVHCCAKGAAIALECTEKFTLGFPDFNDMVRVPALEDKITEEFQALGKPIEPAAPAGGSTDVGNVSYCCPTIQPIISITEEPYSLHTPELRDATLTDHARDQMAAGAAVIADTVLAIFNDAAFREKVQKDFKAAVARKKG is encoded by the coding sequence ATGAATCAAGAAATCCTACAGGCCATCCAGGAAGAACTTCCGGAAGCATCCCGTCTGGTCCGGTATCTGTACGACCACCCGGAAACTGCGTATAAGGAGGTCCTTTCCAGCCGGGCCATCGTCGACGACCTGAAGAAAGCCAGCTATGAAGTGGAGTATCCATTTATGGAAAAAGAACTGGGATACGGAACCGCTTTCCGGGCCACCCTGAAGAACGGCCCGGGCCCTTCTGCCGCCATCCTGGTGGAATATGACGCCCTGCCCCAGATCGGCCACGGCTGCGGACACAACCTCCACGGCCCCCTGTCCGTCCTGGCCGCTCTGGCTCTTGCCAGACGGAAAGACCTGTTCTCCGGAACTCTGGAAGTGATCGGCACACCGGCAGAAGAAGAAGAAGGCGCCAAACTCCACATGGCTCCTGCCGGCATCTTCGACAACCTTTCCCTGGCCATCATGATGCACAGCGGCAGCGGGCACTACAGCCAGACCAACATGGATGCCACCGCCCTGCGCTGCTACATTGTGGAATTCTTCGGCAAGAGTGCCCACGCAGCTGGCAGCCCCTGGCTGGGCCACAACGCCCTCACCGCAGCCCGCAAGTTCATGGACCTGCTGGACGCCCGGCGTGACGGGTTCCATCCCGGTACCATCATGAGCGAGATCATCCTGGACGGGGGTAAGCAGCCCAACATGGTCCCCGATTACGCCAAGCTCCGCATGGAATTCCGCTCTCCCTCCATGGGTGAACTGGAAAACCTGGATCACATCGTCCACTGCTGCGCCAAAGGGGCCGCCATCGCCCTGGAATGTACCGAAAAATTCACCCTGGGCTTCCCGGATTTCAACGACATGGTCCGGGTACCGGCCCTGGAAGACAAAATCACGGAAGAATTCCAGGCACTGGGCAAGCCCATCGAACCGGCTGCTCCTGCCGGCGGTTCTACGGATGTGGGCAATGTGAGCTACTGCTGCCCTACCATCCAGCCCATCATCAGCATTACCGAGGAACCCTATTCCCTGCATACACCCGAACTGCGGGATGCCACGCTGACGGACCACGCCCGGGACCAGATGGCCGCCGGAGCCGCTGTCATCGCCGACACAGTACTTGCGATTTTCAATGATGCTGCCTTCCGGGAAAAAGTCCAGAAAGACTTCAAGGCAGCCGTAGCCAGAAAAAAGGGGTGA
- a CDS encoding YfcC family protein, producing MAEEKIPVLPEETGKKKFALPHIYALLFGIIILCTLMTWILPAGEFDRVTNATGQKIVVAGTFHLVDAHPVGIFEMFKCIYEGLCNAANVTMFVFVAYAFIGLIIATGAFNGLVAGLLRIFKGKTKVAIIPIFITLIGFASSTIGVFEETFPFIPIFVGISIAMGYDAIVGMAIVSLAAAVGYAGAFMNPFTVGMAQSIAGLPIMSGSGFRIFCHICMIVVASIYTIRYALKIEKDPTKSLVYGDPSEFSMSQEEVASHPFGVREKAVLLVLLAGIIVLVYGTKNFGWYFTELSALFMIMGLVFAFIMGWTPNEIARKLSRNFTDIAEACMMIGIARGVLIVMQHGHIMDTFVYGLSLPLASFPTVISAECMLLVQTLLNFLIPSGSGQAVVSMPIMAPLSDLLHIPRQLAVLCFQYGDGLSNILWPTAMAPVCAGIAGVKVEKWWKWFVPLFLLLLLTQMVTVAVALMIGWQ from the coding sequence ATGGCTGAAGAAAAGATTCCCGTGCTGCCGGAAGAAACCGGCAAGAAGAAATTTGCGTTACCACACATCTATGCCCTGCTGTTTGGTATCATCATTTTATGTACGCTCATGACCTGGATCCTGCCCGCCGGGGAGTTCGACCGGGTCACCAATGCCACCGGCCAGAAGATCGTAGTGGCCGGTACCTTCCATCTGGTAGACGCCCATCCAGTGGGTATCTTCGAAATGTTCAAATGCATCTATGAAGGTCTGTGTAACGCCGCTAACGTGACCATGTTCGTGTTCGTGGCCTACGCTTTCATCGGCCTCATCATCGCCACCGGCGCCTTCAACGGTCTGGTAGCCGGTCTGCTGCGGATTTTCAAGGGCAAAACGAAAGTGGCCATCATCCCCATTTTCATCACCCTGATCGGTTTCGCCTCCTCCACCATCGGCGTGTTCGAAGAAACCTTCCCCTTCATCCCCATTTTCGTGGGCATTTCCATTGCCATGGGCTATGATGCCATCGTGGGTATGGCCATCGTTTCCCTGGCTGCTGCGGTGGGCTACGCCGGGGCCTTCATGAACCCCTTCACCGTAGGCATGGCCCAGAGCATCGCAGGTCTGCCCATCATGAGCGGATCCGGCTTCCGGATTTTCTGCCACATCTGCATGATTGTGGTGGCCTCCATCTACACCATCCGCTACGCCCTGAAAATCGAAAAGGATCCCACCAAAAGCCTGGTTTATGGAGACCCGTCCGAATTCAGCATGAGCCAGGAGGAAGTGGCCAGCCATCCCTTCGGTGTGCGGGAAAAAGCCGTGCTGCTGGTCCTGCTGGCCGGCATCATCGTCCTGGTGTATGGTACCAAGAACTTTGGCTGGTATTTTACCGAGCTCAGTGCCCTGTTCATGATTATGGGCCTTGTTTTTGCCTTCATCATGGGCTGGACCCCCAATGAAATCGCCCGGAAGCTGAGCCGGAACTTCACCGACATCGCCGAGGCCTGCATGATGATCGGCATTGCCAGAGGCGTCCTGATCGTCATGCAGCACGGGCACATCATGGATACCTTCGTGTACGGGCTCAGCCTGCCCCTGGCCTCCTTCCCCACAGTGATTTCTGCCGAATGCATGCTGCTGGTGCAGACCCTGCTGAACTTCCTGATTCCGTCCGGATCTGGGCAGGCCGTGGTCAGCATGCCCATCATGGCACCCCTGTCCGATCTGCTTCACATTCCTCGTCAGCTGGCGGTACTGTGCTTCCAATACGGTGACGGGCTGTCCAACATCCTGTGGCCCACGGCCATGGCACCGGTATGCGCCGGGATTGCCGGAGTCAAGGTGGAGAAATGGTGGAAATGGTTCGTGCCCCTGTTCCTGTTGCTGCTTCTGACCCAGATGGTCACCGTAGCCGTGGCCCTGATGATCGGCTGGCAGTAA
- a CDS encoding DUF3427 domain-containing protein — protein sequence MDKLQDGLYEKVVSQRLDKQLRQEFAENKIWYTLSDPMDPQDAVQYLAEYVRHLVQVCLKDLADQDDDTLLQQELALTNGLVDTLRAHLPEMGTDNQINLPNFLLLELQHRLNHLEPAHRPRPQTSLSHSFLFTNSHKDVSLVTELQREIASSDRIDFLVSFIRYSGLSLILPYLRTFTQAGGHLRILTTTYMGATDPKAIAKLAELPNTEIRISYNVKETRLHAKAYLFHRNSGYSTAYVGSSNLSHAAIADGLEWNMKVTQQDMPAIMDKMWATFETYWHSEDFQAYHKEDLPALQKAIDQERGRDTKSTVALPYTFTIHPYPFQQVILDALEVERKERNHWKNLIVAATGTGKTALSAFDYRRFLQTRPQGARLLFLAHREEILEQSLSCFRQVLKDPSFGELAVGGRHPAHMEHVFMSIQTCNSLKLWEKMDPAYYDMIIVDEFHHAAAPSYQKLLNTFTPQILLGLTATPERMDGKSILGFFDNHIAAEIRLPAAIERRLLCPFHYFGVEDTVDLRHVNWTNGHYDVGALTNLYVMESHTASKRADAILRALDNYTADLRDVKGVGFCVSKKHAHFMAEYFTRKGIPSLALDSDSSEEERQSARQKLESGAVTFLFVVDLFNEGVDIPCINTVLFLRPTNSMTVFLQQLGRGLRLDKGKDCLTVLDFVAQANRHYDFASRFQALVGRSDVPVKREIEQGFPHVPKGCSIQLEEIAQKRVLDTIRAQLRGNAFYQDCIQELYETTGHRLPTISEFFQAAKVTPQAFYNGKRTYARLCANAGVIADFARTDEESLLERALPRLLGMDSPQWLRFLQKVLPTGDKPHAWDPIQKQYLRMWQFTLWGKDWQEASLTEPWEAISLWQKRPELRRELEEVLDFQFGRFNVLPQKARLPYPCALEVYCNYSRDQIFAALGLEKSNSVREGVKYLHPKNSQVVTRDTDVFLVTLNKSEKEFSESTRYEDYSINKNLFHWQSQNATKPESKTGQRYLNQRKNGSIVLLFVREQKKDPQGGSQNYTFLGPAQMVKAWGSQPITILYRLDCPIPAQYITKTDSSGVL from the coding sequence ATGGACAAACTACAAGATGGGCTCTATGAAAAGGTAGTTTCACAACGCCTGGACAAACAGCTCAGGCAGGAATTTGCCGAAAACAAAATTTGGTATACCCTCAGCGACCCCATGGATCCCCAGGATGCGGTACAGTACCTGGCAGAATATGTACGTCATTTGGTGCAGGTTTGCCTGAAGGACCTGGCGGATCAGGACGATGATACCCTGCTGCAGCAGGAGCTGGCACTGACCAATGGCCTGGTGGATACACTGCGAGCACACTTGCCGGAAATGGGAACGGATAACCAGATCAACCTGCCCAACTTCCTGCTTTTGGAACTGCAGCACCGGTTGAACCATCTGGAGCCAGCCCACCGTCCTCGACCCCAGACCTCTCTTTCTCACTCGTTTTTGTTCACCAACAGCCACAAGGATGTATCCCTGGTCACGGAGCTGCAACGGGAAATTGCTTCCAGCGACCGGATTGATTTTCTGGTATCGTTCATTCGATATTCCGGGTTGTCCCTGATTCTTCCCTATCTGCGCACCTTTACCCAGGCGGGCGGCCATCTGCGAATCCTGACTACCACCTATATGGGCGCCACAGACCCCAAAGCCATTGCCAAACTGGCGGAACTGCCCAACACGGAAATCCGGATCTCCTATAACGTAAAGGAAACCCGTCTCCACGCCAAGGCCTATTTATTCCACCGGAACAGCGGCTATTCCACTGCCTACGTGGGCTCTTCCAATCTGTCCCATGCCGCCATTGCCGATGGTCTGGAATGGAACATGAAGGTCACCCAGCAGGATATGCCGGCGATTATGGATAAAATGTGGGCCACTTTTGAAACCTACTGGCATTCCGAAGATTTTCAGGCCTACCATAAGGAAGATCTGCCGGCACTGCAGAAGGCCATCGACCAGGAACGAGGCCGGGACACAAAAAGCACGGTGGCATTGCCCTATACCTTTACCATCCACCCTTATCCGTTCCAGCAGGTGATTCTGGATGCATTGGAAGTAGAGCGGAAGGAACGGAACCACTGGAAGAATCTGATTGTTGCGGCTACGGGGACTGGGAAAACGGCCCTTTCAGCCTTTGATTACCGGCGATTCCTGCAAACCCGTCCCCAAGGGGCCAGGCTGCTTTTCCTTGCCCACCGGGAAGAAATCCTGGAGCAGAGTCTTTCCTGCTTCCGTCAGGTGCTGAAGGATCCTTCTTTTGGAGAATTGGCAGTTGGCGGCAGGCATCCCGCTCACATGGAGCATGTATTCATGTCCATCCAGACCTGTAACAGCCTGAAACTGTGGGAGAAAATGGATCCGGCGTACTACGACATGATCATTGTGGATGAATTCCACCATGCGGCAGCGCCTTCCTACCAGAAGCTGCTGAATACCTTTACCCCCCAAATTTTACTGGGCCTGACGGCGACTCCGGAGCGAATGGACGGCAAGAGCATCCTGGGCTTTTTTGACAACCACATTGCCGCCGAAATCCGGCTGCCGGCTGCCATTGAACGGCGTCTGCTCTGTCCCTTCCATTATTTCGGTGTGGAAGATACGGTGGACCTGCGCCATGTAAACTGGACCAACGGCCATTACGACGTAGGGGCCCTGACCAATCTGTACGTCATGGAAAGCCATACGGCCAGCAAGCGGGCAGACGCCATTTTACGGGCTCTGGATAACTATACCGCTGATTTGCGGGATGTGAAAGGCGTTGGGTTTTGCGTTTCCAAGAAACACGCTCATTTCATGGCGGAATATTTCACCCGGAAGGGCATCCCCTCCCTGGCCCTGGACAGTGATTCCAGTGAGGAAGAACGGCAAAGCGCACGCCAAAAGCTGGAAAGCGGCGCGGTCACCTTCCTGTTCGTAGTGGATCTGTTTAACGAAGGGGTGGACATCCCCTGTATCAACACCGTGCTGTTCCTGCGACCCACCAACAGTATGACGGTATTTTTGCAGCAGTTGGGCCGTGGGTTGCGGCTGGATAAAGGGAAGGATTGCCTGACCGTACTGGACTTTGTGGCTCAGGCCAACCGCCATTACGATTTTGCCAGCCGCTTCCAGGCTCTGGTAGGCCGCAGCGATGTGCCAGTAAAACGGGAAATTGAACAGGGCTTCCCCCACGTGCCCAAAGGCTGTTCCATCCAATTGGAAGAAATTGCCCAGAAACGGGTACTGGATACCATTCGCGCCCAGCTGCGAGGCAATGCGTTTTACCAGGATTGTATCCAGGAACTGTATGAAACCACAGGACATCGGCTACCCACAATCAGTGAATTTTTCCAGGCTGCCAAGGTAACTCCCCAGGCCTTTTACAATGGCAAGCGGACGTATGCACGGCTGTGCGCCAATGCAGGGGTGATTGCCGATTTTGCAAGAACGGACGAAGAAAGCCTGCTGGAACGGGCACTGCCCCGGCTGCTGGGCATGGATTCTCCCCAATGGCTCCGTTTTTTACAAAAAGTTCTGCCCACGGGAGATAAGCCCCATGCATGGGACCCAATTCAAAAACAATACCTGCGGATGTGGCAGTTTACCCTGTGGGGCAAAGATTGGCAGGAAGCGTCCCTGACAGAGCCCTGGGAAGCCATCAGCCTGTGGCAAAAACGGCCGGAGCTGCGCAGGGAATTGGAAGAAGTATTGGATTTCCAGTTTGGCCGGTTCAACGTACTGCCCCAAAAAGCCAGGCTCCCCTATCCCTGTGCCCTGGAAGTCTATTGCAATTATTCCCGGGACCAGATTTTTGCAGCGCTGGGTCTGGAAAAGTCCAATAGTGTACGGGAAGGGGTTAAGTACCTGCATCCCAAAAACAGTCAGGTGGTAACCCGGGATACGGACGTGTTTCTGGTAACCCTGAACAAGTCGGAAAAGGAATTTTCCGAATCCACCCGGTATGAAGATTATTCCATCAATAAAAATCTGTTTCACTGGCAAAGCCAGAACGCCACCAAACCAGAATCCAAAACAGGCCAGCGGTATTTGAACCAGCGCAAGAACGGATCCATTGTATTGCTGTTTGTACGGGAGCAGAAAAAGGATCCCCAGGGAGGGTCCCAGAATTATACCTTTTTAGGTCCGGCCCAAATGGTCAAGGCCTGGGGCAGCCAGCCCATCACTATCCTCTACAGATTGGACTGTCCCATTCCGGCCCAGTACATTACCAAGACGGACAGCAGCGGGGTCTTATAA
- a CDS encoding NADH:flavin oxidoreductase has product MYDFLQKPLQLGSLTLRHRLVLPPMATEKAADGRITPALIAYYREMAQGGPALVIQEHCYVAPEGKASPHQIGMDGTADMAALKELTAAVHACGVPFLAQLSHAGSAAHRAVTGLPVVGPSAVKNPGKVAAVGGVSPDLPEALDQDGLDRIRQAFVDAALRAKEAGYDGVEIHAAHGYLLDQFYSPLTNHRTDEYTGSTLEGRTRYLQEVCRAVRQAVGPDFVVTLRLGAADYMPGGATVEEVPRAISLLQQAGVDGFSISGGMSAFFRPGHTEPGYFAELSRAAKSATALPVMLAGGITTGEQAERLLEEGRADLIGIARAALKDHQIFRKIVDPVAQRS; this is encoded by the coding sequence ATGTACGATTTCTTACAAAAACCCCTGCAACTGGGTTCCCTGACGTTGCGGCACCGCCTGGTGCTGCCCCCCATGGCCACGGAAAAGGCCGCTGACGGCAGGATCACCCCGGCCCTCATCGCCTATTACCGGGAAATGGCCCAGGGCGGCCCTGCTCTGGTGATCCAGGAACACTGCTATGTGGCTCCGGAAGGCAAAGCCAGCCCCCACCAGATCGGGATGGATGGGACTGCCGACATGGCCGCCCTGAAAGAACTGACCGCTGCTGTCCATGCCTGCGGCGTACCGTTTCTGGCCCAGCTGAGCCATGCGGGCAGTGCGGCCCATAGGGCTGTGACCGGATTGCCGGTGGTGGGCCCCAGCGCCGTAAAGAATCCGGGCAAAGTGGCGGCGGTAGGCGGCGTCAGCCCGGACCTGCCGGAAGCTCTGGACCAGGACGGCCTGGACCGGATCCGTCAGGCTTTCGTGGACGCTGCCCTGCGGGCCAAAGAGGCCGGTTATGACGGAGTGGAGATCCACGCTGCCCATGGCTACCTGCTGGACCAGTTCTATTCTCCCCTCACCAACCACCGCACGGATGAATATACCGGGAGCACCCTGGAAGGCCGCACCCGGTACCTGCAGGAAGTGTGCAGGGCAGTACGCCAGGCCGTGGGCCCCGACTTTGTGGTGACCCTGCGCCTGGGTGCCGCTGATTACATGCCGGGCGGCGCCACTGTGGAAGAGGTACCCCGGGCGATTTCCCTGCTGCAGCAGGCCGGTGTGGACGGGTTCAGCATTTCCGGCGGAATGAGCGCCTTTTTCCGTCCCGGTCACACGGAACCCGGATATTTCGCCGAACTGTCCCGGGCCGCCAAATCCGCCACCGCGCTGCCGGTGATGCTGGCTGGCGGCATCACCACAGGGGAACAGGCGGAAAGACTCCTGGAAGAAGGCCGGGCTGATCTGATCGGCATTGCCCGGGCCGCACTGAAGGATCATCAGATATTCAGGAAAATCGTTGATCCTGTCGCCCAAAGGAGCTGA